One region of Edaphobacter bradus genomic DNA includes:
- the nuoH gene encoding NADH-quinone oxidoreductase subunit NuoH, producing the protein MRTTLFPLIIIGVVLFVVLNLSAGLIWVERRLLALWQDRYGPNRVGPFGLGQIVADSIKLFTKEDWIPPFADKPVFVLAPAIVVATALISFAVVPFAPGFVIADLNIGVLFLLAMSSLGVYSVVLAGWSSNNKYSLLGGIRAAAQMMSYEVFMGLSLLGTVILAGSFRLTDIVEAQRGLWFVVPQFLGFVLFLIAGVAETRRLPFDLAEAESELIAGFHSEYSGMKFGMFFVGEYIGVILVSATISLLFFGGWLGPVLPPAIWFAVKTMFFICLFILFRAALPRPRFDQLMSWGWKVMLPLALVNILVTGAVVLARR; encoded by the coding sequence ATGAGAACAACTCTTTTCCCTCTGATCATCATTGGTGTTGTCCTGTTCGTAGTTCTCAATCTGTCGGCGGGGCTGATTTGGGTTGAACGCCGTCTGCTTGCACTGTGGCAGGACCGATATGGCCCAAACCGGGTTGGACCTTTCGGCCTGGGGCAGATCGTTGCAGACTCGATCAAGCTTTTTACCAAAGAAGACTGGATTCCACCGTTCGCCGACAAACCAGTCTTTGTCCTCGCGCCTGCGATTGTTGTGGCTACCGCGTTGATCTCGTTCGCGGTCGTGCCCTTTGCTCCAGGATTCGTGATCGCCGATCTCAATATCGGGGTTCTCTTCCTTCTGGCGATGTCGTCGTTGGGCGTTTACAGCGTCGTTCTTGCCGGCTGGTCTTCTAACAACAAATACTCGCTGCTTGGGGGCATCCGTGCCGCCGCGCAGATGATGAGCTATGAAGTCTTCATGGGGCTCTCGCTTCTCGGCACCGTCATTCTGGCTGGCTCATTCCGTCTTACGGACATCGTCGAAGCGCAGCGCGGACTGTGGTTCGTGGTTCCTCAATTCCTCGGCTTCGTCCTGTTCCTGATCGCGGGAGTTGCCGAAACGCGACGGCTTCCCTTCGATCTTGCAGAAGCAGAAAGCGAATTGATTGCGGGCTTTCATTCCGAATATTCAGGCATGAAGTTCGGCATGTTCTTCGTCGGCGAATACATTGGCGTCATTCTCGTCTCGGCAACCATTTCGTTGTTATTTTTTGGCGGCTGGCTCGGCCCCGTGCTCCCGCCTGCGATTTGGTTCGCCGTAAAGACAATGTTTTTCATCTGTCTGTTCATCCTGTTTCGCGCGGCGCTTCCCCGGCCGCGATTTGATCAGCTTATGTCCTGGGGTTGGAAGGTAATGCTGCCTCTCGCTCTGGTGAATATTCTCGTGACTGGAGCGGTCGTGCTAGCCCGAAGGTGA
- the nuoI gene encoding NADH-quinone oxidoreductase subunit NuoI produces MLSLVRSLWEVFRHAFARRVTVQYPEQKAYLAPRYRGRIVLTRDPDGGERCVACNLCAVACPVACISLQATEDEHGRRYPEFFRINFSRCIFCGFCEEACPTYAIQLTPDTEMGEYKRQNLVYEKADLMIDGPGKYPDYNFWRVAGVAIGGKDKGQAENELEPVDIHNLMP; encoded by the coding sequence GTGCTCAGCTTGGTGCGTTCTCTATGGGAGGTCTTCCGGCACGCGTTTGCACGGCGTGTGACGGTTCAGTACCCGGAACAAAAGGCCTATCTCGCGCCCCGGTACAGGGGCCGCATTGTTCTCACCCGTGACCCCGACGGTGGAGAACGCTGTGTCGCTTGTAACCTCTGCGCTGTGGCCTGTCCGGTGGCGTGCATCTCGCTCCAGGCAACGGAAGACGAGCATGGCAGGAGATATCCGGAATTCTTCCGCATCAACTTTTCCCGCTGCATCTTCTGTGGCTTCTGCGAAGAAGCTTGCCCTACCTACGCAATTCAACTGACACCGGATACCGAGATGGGCGAGTACAAGCGGCAAAATCTTGTGTACGAGAAGGCGGACCTGATGATAGACGGCCCGGGAAAGTATCCCGACTACAACTTCTGGCGCGTCGCGGGAGTTGCCATAGGCGGTAAAGACAAAGGACAGGCCGAGAACGAACTCGAGCCAGTCGATATCCATAACCTGATGCCCTGA
- the nuoJ gene encoding NADH-quinone oxidoreductase subunit J: MVLLFYLAGTLAVVATLLAITQRHAVHALLYLIVSLLAVAADFYALGAPFVAALEIMIYAGAIMVLFVFVVMMLNLAEHAMEVEREWLKPKNWFGPALFALILLGELVFCTATSFSTPSLMNIVSPKQVGMSLFGGYWIGVELASLLLTAGLVGAFHLGRHAIAGEEKQHVTSTDAAHIDSRSDLVPAGSRGTSHAA, from the coding sequence ATGGTCCTACTCTTTTATCTTGCAGGTACTCTCGCAGTCGTAGCTACGTTGCTTGCCATCACACAGCGGCACGCGGTGCACGCGCTGCTCTATCTGATCGTGTCGTTGCTGGCAGTCGCTGCCGACTTTTACGCGCTCGGCGCACCATTTGTCGCGGCGCTTGAAATCATGATCTACGCGGGAGCCATCATGGTGCTCTTCGTGTTTGTCGTCATGATGCTCAATCTGGCGGAGCATGCGATGGAAGTGGAACGCGAGTGGCTGAAGCCAAAAAACTGGTTCGGACCTGCACTTTTTGCTTTGATCCTGCTGGGAGAACTGGTCTTTTGCACCGCAACATCGTTCAGCACGCCTTCCCTCATGAACATAGTGAGCCCAAAGCAGGTTGGCATGTCACTGTTCGGGGGGTATTGGATAGGAGTGGAGCTCGCGTCGTTGTTATTGACGGCGGGCCTCGTCGGAGCATTTCATCTGGGACGCCATGCCATTGCGGGAGAGGAGAAACAACATGTCACCAGTACCGATGCAGCACATATTGATTCTCGCAGCGATCTTGTTCCTGCTGGGTCTCGCGGGACTTCTCACGCGGCGTAA
- the nuoK gene encoding NADH-quinone oxidoreductase subunit NuoK → MPLRERRNNMSPVPMQHILILAAILFLLGLAGLLTRRNLIFTLMCIEIMLNASGLAFVAAGSRWAQPDGQVMFLFILAMAAAEVSVGLAFVLLYHKKQLALDVDAASELRG, encoded by the coding sequence ATGCCATTGCGGGAGAGGAGAAACAACATGTCACCAGTACCGATGCAGCACATATTGATTCTCGCAGCGATCTTGTTCCTGCTGGGTCTCGCGGGACTTCTCACGCGGCGTAATCTCATCTTCACGCTCATGTGCATTGAGATCATGCTCAACGCGAGCGGTCTGGCATTCGTCGCTGCGGGGTCTCGCTGGGCACAACCTGACGGCCAGGTCATGTTTCTATTCATTCTCGCCATGGCCGCCGCCGAGGTGTCTGTTGGATTGGCATTCGTCCTCCTCTACCACAAAAAGCAGCTTGCATTGGATGTGGACGCTGCCAGCGAGTTGAGAGGTTGA